A segment of the Oncorhynchus tshawytscha isolate Ot180627B linkage group LG06, Otsh_v2.0, whole genome shotgun sequence genome:
ATAAATGTTATCCATGTCTTCACTATAAATTACATTTCATGGGTACATTTCATGTGTTATTAATGTATTATTCATTACATTGTCAATTGTCAGTGTGATAGATCTCCCTGCGACTGATGGCTGTCTGGTTGAGAGGGAGATTAACCCCTCTCATGTCCCCACTGGAATACTCACCTACTTCGGACCTCAGATGCCCAACTCAGCCATCGCAGGGCTTGCAGAAGACAAGGCAGAAACCTTTGTGGTACTGTCTTCTTAACACCTCTCAACTGCAGGAACTAATTGCACAGGTTTTGTCTCACTCTGTAGTGAGTAgcttatgtaaaaaaaatgtattcaaaaatgTGCAATTGTAGTACTCTTCTCAATCTCAAAACAAGTTCACTATCCCTGTTTTGAAAGCCCAAAGAGCGCATCAAGACCAGGCTAAGACCTAGCACCATCTGCTGGACTGCCTCATCAGAGCTCTATGTGGGCTGTCAGGAAGGCCACCTGCTACAGGTTGACCCAGactctctggctgtctctgtcctcttcaaCCCCTCAGGTACACCCTGCTGTCTCATAGCGTTCTTTACTCTGGCCTAGGGGACCTGCTGTGCACTGGCTCTCACTCCAGATGAGTATCAGTCAGACACTCATATTGAGGTTCATGGAACAAAAATGTACTGACAGTCACCAATTTTAGAAACATTGCCGAAAAGAATCTACTTGGTTAGAAAAATTGTGCACTGACATATCACGTCAATGATCACAATTATATGTGTAGTGTTATATTGCATGTTCATATCAATATGATAAAATATGTGTGCTTACTATTGTTCAGCTGCAGATGACATTCCTGGGTTCCAGCAGGGTAGCTTCCAGAGCTTAGCCCTGCACAAGGATGGACTATTTGTGTCAGGAAAGGTAACAAACTGCTCTTCACATTGATTAGAGGATGGATACATGATATCCAGCGAATTCAGCAGTATGAAGTCTGGGTCTTAGAGTTTAACTTACCCAGATGCATTCCCATTTGGTCTGTTAATCCACCTATTTAGAGCCAACAACAACATATTCCAGATTTATATTGTTTAAAATAGGCTTTTctattctacaggagaatgtgcTACGCTGCTTAAAAATTAAGGGGAACCAAGTGGAGGTTACACAAACTTGGACATTGGAGGAACCAGCCACAACCATAATATATTCGCCAGACTATGAAACACTGCTCTTAGCTTCCAgtacagtgagtgcatacattgtactgtattatGGATACATATTTTTATTATTTCTAGGCTCTTGTTATAGTATGCTTTTGCTTTTTTCCAGGGACGCATCTACAGGTATAAACGATCCCAGTGCGAGAAGGTGGTGAAAGTCCTGGACGTTCTCAGTGGAGACTTTGTGGCAGCAGCTTCCCTGTATACTGATAATAACTTATGTGTGGTAAGAGATCATTGATGTCATGTTTAACTGATGTAAATGTTTTGTAATGGATCCTCATTCATAATGATGTTGCCGTTTCTCTCCTCGTTACAGTCAGTGAGGGACTCGGGAGAGTTGCAGCTGTGGTCTCTAGATGCTGGCTTCTGCATCGGCTCTATATCTCTTCAAGTAAAGGTTAATAGTCATTCATTTACAATAGTATTAGGGCAGCTATGCTAAATAATACAGTAAGTAGGCATAGTCAATTGTGAATTGTGCTTGTTACAGTATTTAAGTGAAAGTCTCATGTAAACTTCATGGACAATAGAAcaataatttaaataaataaataaatcaactaCTATTGTGTCTAGGTGACCAGTTTGGCCTGCTGTCCGATTGCTCAATATGTTGCCGTGGGAACAGTGTCGGGGCATGTCCTGTTCATTGAGCTGACCAGGGAGCAACAGCCTCGTCTGGTGCACAGGGTTCACCTCTACTACACTCCTGTGGACCACCTACTGCAAGTATCTCCAAtgggtttactgttgttatttgCGTTTTGGTTGTTCTTATTGTAAAATGAGCCTTTTAAAGTTATCAATGTTCAATAGTAATATAGGATTTCATATTGTTTTTGGTTTACAGTTTTGATCAAGGAGGAAACTTCCTTATCACTGGTGCCTCGGATGCAAATATATATGTGTTGAATGCAAGGGCTTCCAGAGTATTTGAGGTAATCGGATACACAGGTACATTAATGCTCCACAAAAGTCCATATATGTTTCTCCTGGTATTTCTTTAACTCATTTCAACCCATTATGTTTGATTAAAGCAGTGTTGTTCTCTCCAGGTACTAAAGGAGCCATCGTGTCCCTGTCTACTCAGTATAGCCGGGACATTAAGCAGGTCAAACTGCTGGCTCTGTGTGCTGGAGAGAAGGACATAGGCCGAGGGGAGGGAAGTCTGCTTACACTGCTCACTCTGCCTGTGCAGGAGCTTACGGGTACtgactgggctgtgtgtgtgtgtgtgtgtgtgtccacagaaAGAAGCTGTTGTTAATCATCCTGCCTGACTTTGGGACTGTTCCATTTTATTtcacatctgtctctgtttaATTCCTGTATTGACACGCTGGAACTGAGATAGAATGGAATTTGTGTACTGCTGTTGCTTTGCAGGGGCAGGAGTGTGTGCAGACCTGAGAGGATGTCTTTCCAATAATGTCCTACAGCGGTGCACATATGAGGTCCCTCACGCACTCAGCTCCTCTGCCCTGGGAGCCAATAAGATCTTTGGCTACTGCCAAAAGAGGAAAGCTCTCCAGAGATTCCAGCTACCTGAGGTAAGGTCCCATGCATTACCAGTCTGACTTATGTTTAAAACCCCAAAAATCTTATATCTAACATCTGAACATTTGTTGATGATGGGTGGTTTGCTGTTTAGTTTTTATTTGGTCATGACGTATGACCAAATTTGACACAATACCAATAACATTTGCttaaacacaacacaatacacgtGACCACTGTGCCATGTCTGTCTCCTAGAGCACAGAAAGGTCCTCTGACCAGGACGTGGTCCAGTTGACCCcagagaaggaggtggagggtCACCCTATGGGCCCCGCCTCCATCCTCCTGTCGCCCCACCAGTCTTGGCTGGCCTCAGTGGGCCAAGACGGACTGCTGCGCATCCGGGAGATCTCCAGTCTGGTACGACCTTGTTTCACTTCAGGCTTTGCATGTTACATTGAACATAACATGCAGTTTTATAGAGCTAATTTGAAAtatactgaagaaaaaaaaacagtattGTATTATAAATGTAGTATTGTTCTTAAGAGAGTGAATCTCAAAAGAGGAAATCTGTGAGAACAAAATATTGATGAAAACACATCTTTGTGTTATGACCACTCGTAATGCTATTAACCTGAGTATGTTGTCATTGTCATGTACAGGACCGGTATGTTCAGATTCAGTGCCACTCGTGTTGGCTGGGAGGGGTGAGGACAGTGTCCTTTACCTCAGACAGTCAGACAATGATCACTACAGGCCTGAAAGACGGCTCTATGGTCTGTACAAGACTAAGGTAAGTCAACGGGGACAAGTCTGAAGGCAATGCAGCGTTGAACACCAGAGAGCACTGTAGTTCATGTAGATGTGGAATTTCAAAGATTATTAGATCATTCTAAAACATTTCACAATTTCTACTATAACAAGGAGAACCTTTCTCTCATAATGCATTGGACTACTTTTATTTGTAAGACATTGTATTCTGTCTATGTATTTTTCTGTTTTCCATGAAGGCTGAAAATGGCAGGTGTTGGCAAAGCGAATGCAGCTACACAGTACAGCCAGTCTATAGCCAAATACCAGGAGAGTGTGATAACATCAGAGAACCCTATTCTCAGTAGGATGGCTGACTGGGACCCAGAGGCCCTGTCCCCTCCTGGGTCAGCAGATCTACACAGAGAAGAGGTAGCCAAGGTTACCATTCACATCACAGGAAGTtgctggcaccttaattgggaagaACAGGCTGGTGGTAATAactggagcggaattagtggaatggtgttaaatacatcaaacacatggtttccaggtgtttgatgccattctacttgcaccgttccagccattattatgagtcatTCTCCccacagcagcctcctgtgattcaTATAGATTTTACATCCTCCATCTTAACTTACGCCTCACTGCGCCAGCTAAATACATCCTAGTTGACGCTATTCACATAGGGTTTGTCCTTTGCATCAGTGTAATGAAGATCATTTCAGATCCATCAAATCTTATGGAGTCAGATATGTGATGTTTCATATTTACACATGAAATGTAGTTAATTTGTTTGTCCTCACCTCCTGTCTTTAGGCCAATGATAAGCGACAGATAGTTGATGTGACGGAACAGGATGAGAGCTCCACCAACCTGCCCTCAGCCACAGCCTCAGACTCCACCTGGCTGGACAACAAGCTGGAAGCTGTCAGTAACACTGCTGATGTCACTTCAGCACAAGAGCTTTAGTCCGtcattgtaggccgtcattgtcaagaagaatttgttctttactgacttgcatATTTAAATATAGATTTGGTACTCAGTTTCACTCCAGTACTGATAGTAGAAATATTGATGTTGGCCGTGACAAATACTTCAATACCTGATTCACAAAACAGCTGTGTTGCTGTTGGCACATTCTTCCTGGGTGAAAAGATCAGGCGCAGATTGGGAGAAAGGCAGATAAACATTTCGGAGATTGTAGATAACACTGAACTGATATCAAAGCTGTGGCATTCATTGTGTTGTGGGTTTGCACATTGTAGATCACAGTTAGATAACAGTTAGATAACATGAAACAGCCATAGTTGGGTAACGTTAAGCCACTGTGCCATTACCTGCTTTATTATTTGTGTGGTgatgtgtttgattccattcaaGTCCCATCATGTTGAGTATAGAAGAATTTAGTAGGGTGTAATGTTATAGCTGATGTATTGTGAAATATATGACAACAGTTCTGGTGAAAGTCAGTGTTGAAAGATATGCTGGCAAAACAATGTACTGTTTTTCAGGTAGTCCAGATAAATGTATCCACTGACGTGCTTTGAGTATGGGGATACAAAACAGAACAACAAATTGTCATCAGACAATACACACATCCTGCTACTACCATTATACTGTCCACAGGTTATCAATGAGGAGATCCAGCAGTTTTCACAGACAAAGAAAAGCCTGAGGAAAAATGTCAAACAACTGCGTGACACAGTAAGCAGAACTCTAATCctctttttatttactttgcttaATGAATCATGCGTGAGTGTAAAATTAGACACAATATCATCAAAATGCTAATGGCTAATCTGACCATGTCGTCGGCCCCAGATCCAGGCAATGATGCGTGAGAACGAGACGCTGCCTGACATGGAGAAGCTGGAGCAGCAGGAGTACAACCTGGATGTAGATGAGCAAAAGAGACTGCAAGCCGAGGGGGAGCAGGAGGTCACcagggtaaaacacacacacacacacacacacacacacacacacacacacacacactgtgatagTATTCTTATTATCCCTTACAGGTCCGAAATGAGATTGAGTTGGAGAACCTAGCCAAGTGCTACCTGCGTGACGTCCTTAAGAGAGAATGCTGGGATTCCATGAAGGTCAAAGGGCAAGCTATCAAGGTAAGTTGAGTCACAACCAAAATGGAGTTGGTTTTCAAAGGTGCAGCAACAGATATCTTTTGAGACTGTGTTTTGTTGACTTTACCTTAGGCCTTCCACACTGAACACGAGGTGAAGAACTACCCCATGAAGGAGCGGACAcagcaggagctggatgaacttCATAGAGTGGAGAGTATGAGGAAGATTGAACGGGCTGACAGTAATGTGAGTTAGAACGTGCTGTATGTCCCTTAAGTCACAGTGCAATTGCTAGAGATTTTGCCAATTTTATACACCTTCATTGGCAATAGTGCCAAGcgatatgttttttttgttttacatgccACTCATCCTCTTCCAAAACACTCTAGCTCCAGCAGGAGATTCTAGAGAAGAAGACCAAGACCACaacggaagaagaggaggaggaggaaggccgTGAGATGGAGAGTGCTTCCCTCACAGGTAGCCTCAGTGCCCAGTATGGAGGCTCAAACCCCTACCTCTACAATCAGTTCAACCTGCACATCAGAGAGCAGAAGATCAACCAGATCACTTTgctacaggtaaacaaacagtTTGACAATATGTACTAGGATTTTAATAACCAATGTATACATATTCAGCatttaaagggcaattccaccacttttcaacctcttattcattatctccagcacgaTAACAAGTGTCTACATATGCGAACACAGCAcatttctatgatctgtggttgAAATGATAAAAAAAATCCATGAATTGCAAAACCTGTAACAAGTTGTTTTTGCCAAAGACAGGGTATTTTCTTGCTCCTCGTGTCACCGTGAATCTCAGTGTTTGAAAAtcatttaatatatttttttactacaaaacataaacacaccgttttcacatatgtagacactggtattgtgcttgagataatgaatatgaggttgaaaagtggtggaattgccctttaatgATTAAAGTATTAGTGTTTAGCATTAAATAACCAAATTGAGTTTAGCTAATTATTTCACCTAATTGCCTATAACAGCCTCCTTCTCCATTTGACTTCTCACCTTCACTCACACACTAGGATGTCATCTACAAAGTGAAGACAGCCTTTAACACAGACTTTAAGGGGGTGCACAAGCAGAAGGAGCAGGAGATCAACCGAGTGAAAGATAAGAATCGTCGCATCATGGAGATCATGTCAGAGCTGGACCACAAGATGAAGCTGTGGGAGCCCAGTCTGTCTGACAACGAGCGGCCAGAGAGGGCACTGTCTGTGGAGGACTCTGAGGTTAGACTTgaagctgtttttttttgttattgaccTACTTTAATGGTTTAGATTTCCACCAAAACACAAGTTACTGCACATCAAATGATAATTTATGACTTATGACTCCGTCTCCAGATTCATTTTGAAAAGTACCTCACCCCAGAGCAGAGAAAAAAAGAGGAGTtgaagaagaaagaggaggaacaAAGACGGCAGACGGCCAAGGTACTGTATCACTACCTTCCTACCTTTCCCATCTCCCACTTATTAAATGTTTACTCTTAGGGGTCATTCTAACAGCCGATAAACCATTACTAACCCAAGCAAGGTCTTAATCACTAACCGATAaattgtgaaaactgagctgTTTTCTTAGTAAAAATACAGTGTGAATTGATGTTATTGGCTTGGGTACCCATTGAAACAGACATTCTGGTTCTCCTTTTCCTTAGAGTGACAATATCAGAGAGCGAGCTCTGGATGAAATGATGGGTGGAGTACTCGAGCTAAAAAAAGAGGACATCTTGAGAGTGGTATGGTGGTGGTCAAAAAATGAAAAATCTGAAATATGGATATGAATTTAATATCCAATATGAATTAACATTTAATACATCTACCGTTAACATGATAAGCATTTATTAAACGTGATTGTCCTGAAGAAAAGTATTTGAATGACAGAATGTAGAGAATGTGTTTGAATGTATTTTCTGACCCTGTACTTTTCTACATGCAGGAGGTGCCTCAGCCTGAGTTCATTGTATACAAACCGGACATTCagtggacagaggaagagaaaaagatCTATAAAGAGTATGAGAAGAAAGCCAAAGAACTGAGCGAGGAACAGGAGAAGTACAGAAAGGTGTGATTTTTGTGTGAAAACATCTGCTTTTCAATGTTGTATTCAAAAGAAATACACCATCATAATAGGACCCAGACTTGATTTACTACACAAGTTCAGTTGCCATTGTCTTGTTCCAGACTCTGGAAGCTGAAATGAATAAACTACAGACGTCCATCATGGACTCCACTCAGGGGTTTGATGAAACCTTGACCAAGCTCTTTGAGAGGAAGGTGAAATCTGAGATGGTTATATACCAGGTaagacagagcacacacacacacacacagatcaagaTTTAATTAaagaaatatacagtacattccatGTGCCATTGTTATTTTCTTGCTATGTTCTTTTGTAGGAAGAGCTGAAGATTACAAATCTAGTTCACTCCATTCTGATAGAGGAGGAGGTTCTCAATAGAGAGCGAGAACTCAGCCTCAAGCTAGAAAAAAACAGGGTCCATAAGGTGAGATGTCGTTATATTAATGCCAATGGAGGCTGGCgggatgagctataggaggacgggctcattgtattCCAGCCTTTACAATGAGCACATCCTCCTATACCTCCTCCTACCAGCCTTCATGCTCTATTGGCTATCTTTCTCATGGGGAAGGGATTTACAATGGTTGagtccacaggaggttggtgtttgtggtaatggctggagcggagtgAGTTTCCATGTGTTGGATGCCATTCCATTCCAGAcaatattatgagccgtcctcccctcagcagcctcctgtggttggcTTAGAGATAATTTTATGTTAGCTATCCTATCTCTATTATATACAACCATATTATTACACATTCCAGTCAGATATtatcctgtttctctgtcttaGACTGTGTTTTACAAGCTTCAACATGTGTGGGATCTTAATTGGTTTGCCTTCAACACTGTTCTTGTTACTTCCTGTTCTTTGCGTTCCCATCACTTAACATACCTTATTCTCCTGACAGAATGAGATTGGAGAAGAGCTTAAGAAGCACAAAGAGGATGTAGAAATGTTCCGGGAGACCTACGACAATGTTGTGGCCGAGGACAAAGTACGACTGGCAGTAGCACGTCTACTATCTCATGTCAGATACTGTCCGACACTTATTGTTCTTGGGGACTATCTGACATATTGTGTATCCCTAGCTTCTCGACAGGGGATTCAGGAAGGAGTTCTTTGATGTCCCAGGCCATGTTGTTGATCAGCTGTACAAGCTATACAAGCGCAGACCCAGGTACTGCATAAAAAAAGAGAAAGGGGTCATAGTATCttcaatacatacagtacatagttTTTGCCATTCAGATTTTTAGAATAGGGTGCAACATCCCAGTACTCTCTTGCCCAGGGTCCAGAGGATGAGGACCCAGGCAGACAACAGTACCAGCCCCTTTAAAGAGCGGCCCCTACCGGGCCCAGTGGCAGCAGAGGGTCTCTGTCAGATGATGAAGGCCATGGAGGAGCTGGATGCTCCAGAGAACATACCTGAAAGCCTAGACGTGTCTGTGTGGGAGAGGTTCTGCCTGGCCCGCAGAGCCAAAGTTGAGAGTGAGCAGCAGGTAATGGAAAACCAGCCACGGAACAAGTGAGGTAGTCTGAGGAAATGTTAGTGGCAGTACATGCATTTCCTTGTCATTGATGTTCTCCAGCACCTTGAAACCTACAGTATATTTCATAGAATATATAAACTTACTTTACTTACAGGGTAAGTCTGCCTTATTAAAGTGTTATGTAACACAGGACACAAAGAATGTggaacagagaatgagagattGGATCCAGTTAATTATCCCATTTTGTTAAACATTGTAGTAGTTCTAGTTCATTTCCCTTTGTTATTTCAATGTCATCTTTTGTGTCTTGTCCTACTCAGGTGAAAGTTAAGGCTTTGACTCTGGCTGAAATGCAAGCCTTTCTGCAGAAGAGGACCGATGAGGATGAGAGTGCAAGACTGGAAATGAAAAGTCTCATGGATGACATCAATGGGTAAGAGTGTCATACCGTGAGAGTACATCAATTATATTCTTAAAAGCGCAGTACATttttcactaaacacaaatgtttccACCCCATGATTCTTTTGAACACTTTATACAGGTGTAGTCTTTCTTAACAGTTGTCTGTCTGAGCACGAATAAGCTTGGCACGCAAGGCTAATTCAGGAGTGACTCATTGATAGCGCATGGTCTTTAAACTCTTGATGTCTCCAGGCTACGAGAGGAGAAGATGCGTTTCCGCCTGGACATCATGGTTCAGATCCTGATCAAGCAgggccaggtggaggtggagaacgGAGACTTCATTGCGGACTACTCTGACTCTCTGCTGCTCCATAAGAGTGTGGTGGAGGACCTCAACGGGACCATCAGAGTGAGACCCATAGACATTCTTTATTCATTTACGTGAGCAGAATCATGCTAACATTGTAGCATAAGTTAAACATTTGTAAATGGGGACAAACAGGGCAAAAATGGGTCATGAGGAACTCCACCGATGAGATGCATAGGCTATGTATTGACCTGTGCTCTTCTGTCAGGCTCTGGGAGAGCAGAAGATAGCCAGCATGGTGGAGTGCAAGGACTTCCGTAAAGGCATCATCCAGCAGGAGTGGGAGCACAAGAGGATGAGGATGCAGAAGGAGGACCTGAACAACAAAGCCAGGGACATCCAGATGCTGCGCGTCTCTCAGGAGCTGCAGGAGGTACACTAAAGCTTACCATGGGACAGTTCTCCCTGGAACAATAGTTAATTGCAAAGGCATacagtacactaccgttcaaaagttgccACAGAAAtatccttttttttttcttttaagaaaagcacattttttttgtccatgaaaacaatcaaattgatcagaaatagtgtaagcattgttaatgttgtaaatgactattgtagctggaaacagatttatggaatatctacattatcagcaaccatcactcctgtgttccaatagcacattgtgttagctaatccaagtttataatttaaaaaaggctaattgatcatcagaACACTTTTGAAATTGTTggaacagctgaaaactgttctgattaaagcaataaaattggccttagactagttgagcatcagcatttgtgggttcgaatacaggctcaaaatggccagaaacaaagaactttctcctgaaactcgtcagtctatttttgttctgaggaatgaaggctattccatgcaagaaattgccaagaaactgaagatctcatacaacgctgtgtactactcccttcagaaGAAACAGCGCAAaccggctctaaccagaatagaaagagtgggaggccccagtgcacaactgagcgaAAGAAcaaagtacattagtgtctagtttgataaagacgcctcacaagtcctcaactggcagcttcattaaatagtacccgcaaaacaccagtgtcaacaatgaagaggtgactccagaatgctggccttctaggcagagttgcaaataaaaagccatagcagactggccaataaaataaaGATGAAGGAAATGGGCAAAATAAGACACTGGaccagaggaactctgcctaggccagcatcctggagtcacctcttcattgttgacgttgagactggtgttttgtgggtactatttaatgaagctgccagttgatgacttgtgaggcatccgtttctcaaactatacactaatttacttgtcctcttgtgcaccagggcctcccactctttctattctggttagggccagtttgctctgtttggtgaagagagtagtacacagcgttgtacgagatcttcagtttcgtGGCAATtcctcacatggaatagccttcatttctcagaacaagaataggctgacgagtttcagaaggtctttgtttctgaccattttcagcctgtaatcaaaaccacaaatgctgatgctgaagatactcaactagtctaaaggaggcCAGTTTTATTGGACCTTTAAAATcggtacaacagttttcagctgtgctaacaattgcaaaagggttttctaatgatcaattagccttgtgttagctaatccaggtttaGCATTTTTACAACATacaattggaacacaggagtgatggttgctgataatgggcctccatggaatatctacatatgcgtACAAAAATAAAGAtctgtcgtttccagctacaatagtcatttacaacattaacaatgtctacactatttctGAGCAATGTTATTTCAAAACAGACAGAGTACTTttctttcaaactttttttaagtGACACccaacttttgaacagtagtgtacatgtgATAATAGAAACCCGTGGTCTGGTTAGCTCAGCTGGTTTGAGCAAAATGCTAGCAACACCAAAGTTGCAGGTACAAGTATGAACCCTCTATAGGCCACAAGACATCCCATTGGCTGTAATATAGGTTATGCTGAAAAAGTGTCTGCACTGTAACAATGTAAAATACCTGCATTGC
Coding sequences within it:
- the cfap43 gene encoding cilia- and flagella-associated protein 43, which codes for MLAVSCLAQLSLFSTFPEMDVLGNLEVRWAQGLTSQNVEFVDKKTACYICGNYIVFLNIETKIRSVLQCPGRGIGAFTANGHCRTLAFSNHKLNPSIFVYNYPELILKNELKGTAHVDYTSLALSDAGPYLACCSSIPDHTITVWNWETGDPICNQPQAGKDITSLVFNPMNWLQICSLSASSSLTVWTIEKSDSFHIMKPGVIDLPATDGCLVEREINPSHVPTGILTYFGPQMPNSAIAGLAEDKAETFVPKERIKTRLRPSTICWTASSELYVGCQEGHLLQVDPDSLAVSVLFNPSAADDIPGFQQGSFQSLALHKDGLFVSGKENVLRCLKIKGNQVEVTQTWTLEEPATTIIYSPDYETLLLASSTGRIYRYKRSQCEKVVKVLDVLSGDFVAAASLYTDNNLCVSVRDSGELQLWSLDAGFCIGSISLQVKVTSLACCPIAQYVAVGTVSGHVLFIELTREQQPRLVHRVHLYYTPVDHLLFDQGGNFLITGASDANIYVLNARASRVFEVIGYTGTKGAIVSLSTQYSRDIKQVKLLALCAGEKDIGRGEGSLLTLLTLPVQELTGAGVCADLRGCLSNNVLQRCTYEVPHALSSSALGANKIFGYCQKRKALQRFQLPESTERSSDQDVVQLTPEKEVEGHPMGPASILLSPHQSWLASVGQDGLLRIREISSLDRYVQIQCHSCWLGGVRTVSFTSDSQTMITTGLKDGSMVCTRLRLKMAGVGKANAATQYSQSIAKYQESVITSENPILSRMADWDPEALSPPGSADLHREEANDKRQIVDVTEQDESSTNLPSATASDSTWLDNKLEAVINEEIQQFSQTKKSLRKNVKQLRDTIQAMMRENETLPDMEKLEQQEYNLDVDEQKRLQAEGEQEVTRVRNEIELENLAKCYLRDVLKRECWDSMKVKGQAIKAFHTEHEVKNYPMKERTQQELDELHRVESMRKIERADSNLQQEILEKKTKTTTEEEEEEEGREMESASLTGSLSAQYGGSNPYLYNQFNLHIREQKINQITLLQDVIYKVKTAFNTDFKGVHKQKEQEINRVKDKNRRIMEIMSELDHKMKLWEPSLSDNERPERALSVEDSEIHFEKYLTPEQRKKEELKKKEEEQRRQTAKSDNIRERALDEMMGGVLELKKEDILRVEVPQPEFIVYKPDIQWTEEEKKIYKEYEKKAKELSEEQEKYRKTLEAEMNKLQTSIMDSTQGFDETLTKLFERKVKSEMVIYQEELKITNLVHSILIEEEVLNRERELSLKLEKNRVHKNEIGEELKKHKEDVEMFRETYDNVVAEDKLLDRGFRKEFFDVPGHVVDQLYKLYKRRPRVQRMRTQADNSTSPFKERPLPGPVAAEGLCQMMKAMEELDAPENIPESLDVSVWERFCLARRAKVESEQQVKVKALTLAEMQAFLQKRTDEDESARLEMKSLMDDINGLREEKMRFRLDIMVQILIKQGQVEVENGDFIADYSDSLLLHKSVVEDLNGTIRALGEQKIASMVECKDFRKGIIQQEWEHKRMRMQKEDLNNKARDIQMLRVSQELQEYLSETDHDNRISKQVSTLEKTITLQEKTHQKNVLTCKKLIKQLNRQAAMKALKNSALDEQLTNMQVTVAERRHICEAIAMEENHESDAEERYQEIIQRKKLVELARAQAEEVATLRAEVERMRMKSFPALAQLKHN